From Coturnix japonica isolate 7356 chromosome 1, Coturnix japonica 2.1, whole genome shotgun sequence, the proteins below share one genomic window:
- the LOC107308586 gene encoding hemoglobin subunit beta-like translates to MVHWSAEEKQLITGLWGKVNVAECGAEALARLLIVYPWTQRFFASFGNLSSPTAITGNPMVRAHGKKVLTSFGEAVKNLDNIKKSFAQLSKLHCDKLHVDPENFRLLGDILIVVLASHFGKDFTPACQAAWQKMVRVVAHALAHEYH, encoded by the exons ATGGTGCACTGGTCTGCTGAGGAGAAGCAGCTCATCACCGGCCTCTGGGGCAAGGTCAATGTGGCCGAATGTGGGGCTGAAGCCCTGGCCAG gctgctgatcGTCTACCCCTGGACCCAGAGGTTCTTTGCGTCCTTTGGGAAcctctccagccccactgccatcACTGGCAACCCCATGGTCCGCGCCCACGGCAAGAAAGTGCTCACCTCCTTTGGGGAGGCTGTGAAGAACCTGGACAACATCAAGAAGAGCTTTGCCCAGCTGAGCAAACTGCACTGTGACAAGCTGCACGTGGACCCTGAGAACTTCAGG CTCCTGGGGGACATCCTGATCGTTGTCCTGGCTTCCCACTTTGGCAAGGACTTCACTCCTGCATGCCAGGCTGCCTGGCAGAAGATGGTGCGTGTGGTGGCCCACGCGCTGGCCCACGAGTATCACTGA
- the LOC107308585 gene encoding hemoglobin subunit beta — protein MVHWSAEEKQLITGLWGKVNVAECGAEALARLLIVYPWTQRFFASFGNLSSATAITGNPMVRAHGKKVLTSFGDAVKNLDNIKNTFSQLSELHCDKLHVDPENFRLLGDILIIVLAAHFTKDFTPECQAAWQKLVRVVAHALARKYH, from the exons ATGGTGCACTGGTCTGCTGAGGAGAAGCAGCTCATCACCGGCCTCTGGGGCAAGGTCAATGTGGCCGAATGCGGGGCTGAAGCCCTGGCCAG gctgctgatcGTCTACCCCTGGACCCAGAGGTTCTTTGCGTCCTTTGGGAACCTGTCCAGTGCCACCGCCATCACTGGCAACCCCATGGTCCGCGCCCATGGCAAGAAAGTGCTCACCTCCTTTGGGGATGCCGTGAAGAACCTGGACAACATCAAGAACACCTTCTCCCAACTGTCCGAGCTGCACTGTGACAAGCTGCATGTGGACCCCGAGAACTTCAGG CTCCTGGGTGACATCCTCATCATCGTCCTGGCCGCCCACTTCACCAAGGACTTCACTCCTGAATGCCAGGCTGCCTGGCAGAAGCTGGTCCGCGTGGTGGCTCACGCCCTGGCTCGCAAGTACCACTAA